The following coding sequences lie in one Phoenix dactylifera cultivar Barhee BC4 unplaced genomic scaffold, palm_55x_up_171113_PBpolish2nd_filt_p 001759F, whole genome shotgun sequence genomic window:
- the LOC103723770 gene encoding uncharacterized protein LOC103723770, with amino-acid sequence MEVHNSMSHGLVALLLVMICLSCIMARVWATIEQFEVQQHLIRLDKPVKSIKSPDGDIIDCVHISHQPAFDHPSLKNHTIQMRPSFHPLGLYDEKRVASKMETSSIPQLWHQNGRCPEDTIPIRRTKKGDVPRASFIERFGKNMRRTIPNATSIESNRNNNRHEHAIVYVRGGKYYGAKATINVWNPKLEHEDEFSLSQLWILGGPTEVLNTIEAGWHVDPFLYGDHRTRLFTFWTGDGYKSVGCYNLQCSGFVQVNKEVALGATIYPISSYGGRQYEITLSLWKDPKTGNWWLQYGNQSPVGYWPSSLLPHLSDSASAIQWGGEVVNLNSNGQHTSTKMGSGHFPEEGFGKASFFKNIRIVDKSNYLQAPRGIRTFATRSNCYNVHPKNNGYIYYGGPGRNPKCT; translated from the exons ATGGAGGTGCACAATAGTATGAGCCATGGCCTGGTCGCGCTATTGCTGGTGATGATTTGCTTATCTTGCATCATGGCTAGAGTGTGGGCTACAATCGAGCAGTTCGAGGTGCAGCAACACCTGATTCGATTGGATAAACCTGTCAAAAGCATCAAG AGCCCGGATGGGGATATCATAGACTGTGTCCATATCTCTCATCAGCCAGCCTTCGATCATCCTTCGCTCAAAAACCATACTATCCAG ATGAGACCAAGTTTCCACCCATTAGGCTTATATGATGAGAAGAGGGTGGCATCAAAGATGGAAACTAGCTCCATACCTCAACTTTGGCATCAAAATGGGAGGTGCCCAGAGGACACCATCCCTATTAGGAGGACTAAGAAGGGCGATGTGCCGAGGGCTAGCTTTATCGAAAGATTTGGAAAGAACATGCGTAGGACAATCCCAAATGCAACTTCTATAGAATCCAACAGGAATAATAATAGGCATGAG CATGCAATTGTTTATGTAAGGGGAGGTAAGTACTATGGAGCAAAGGCAACCATAAATGTGTGGAACCCGAAGCTGGAACACGAAGATGAGTTCAGTCTGTCTCAACTTTGGATTCTTGGGGGTCCTACAGAGGTTCTCAATACCATCGAAGCTGGCTGGCAT GTTGATCCATTTCTGTATGGAGATCATAGAACAAGACTATTTACTTTCTGGACG GGTGACGGTTATAAATCAGTAGGCTGCTACAACCTACAATGCTCTGGGTTCGTTCAAGTCAACAAGGAGGTAGCATTGGGAGCCACCATTTACCCCATTTCTAGCTATGGTGGACGCCAATATGAAATCACTTTGTCTCTCTGGAAG GATCCAAAAACGGGGAATTGGTGGCTGCAGTATGGGAATCAATCTCCAGTGGGGTACTGGCCTTCTTCCTTACTCCCTCATCTGTCCGATAGTGCCTCAGCGATACAATGGGGAGGGGAGGTTGTGAACTTAAATTCAAATGGTCAGCACACCTCCACGAAGATGGGCAGTGGCCATTTCCCAGAAGAAGGTTTTGGCAAGGCGAGCTTCTTCAAAAACATACGAATAGTTGATAAGTCCAACTATCTCCAAGCTCCTCGAGGGATTCGCACTTTCGCTACACGATCCAATTGCTATAATGTGCACCCTAAGAACAATGGTTACATCTACTATGGGGGTCCTGGTAGAAATCCTAAATGTACGTAG